The Candidatus Deferrimicrobium borealis region CAAATTCTCCATGATCCCTGAGATGGCCTCCCGCGACAGGCCAATGGAACTCAGAGCGGCGCTGTGGGCCCCCACGCAGTAGTCGCAGCCGTTGTCCTTGGAGACAAGGACGGCGATGGTCTCCTTGACTTTCCGGCTCAAGCCGCCTTCCATCATCATAGCCTTGACCATGTTCCAGTTCGCCCGCAGGAGCGGCGGGTGATGAGCCGCCGTGCGGAACAGGTTGGGGACTTTCCCGAAAACGGACTCCATCTCTCGGAAAATGTCGGCCGTTTCACAGCTTGCCTGCCGCGAATCGAGAGGATCGATGCGGAACATGTTTCCCTCCCTTGAATTGTTGTGATCTCCTGTCCGTTCCCCTTTGGTCGCCATCGCAGCGCCCCCAATGTCGCGAGCGGGAACGTGGGCAACCTCGCACCCCGGGCCCGGCCTTGATAATCCCTCGACAGGATATGTCTCCCCCGAGGGTCATGCCGACTCCTTCCACTCGTGGCCGGCGAACATCTCGTCAA contains the following coding sequences:
- a CDS encoding peroxidase-related enzyme (This protein belongs to a clade of uncharacterized proteins related to peroxidases such as the alkylhydroperoxidase AhpD.), which gives rise to MFRIDPLDSRQASCETADIFREMESVFGKVPNLFRTAAHHPPLLRANWNMVKAMMMEGGLSRKVKETIAVLVSKDNGCDYCVGAHSAALSSIGLSREAISGIMENLDGSEFTDKEMALIGIARKANLTPLRIGEEQFQALRTLGATDAEIVEALGVMELFVGFNKFLDSLQVEFDFPSW